The following are encoded together in the Planococcus antarcticus DSM 14505 genome:
- the dnaI gene encoding primosomal protein DnaI — translation MEPISETLKRVVNAPAFSERYKEMRKEVLAHAGVQKFLEDHAEEIDAATIDRGLGKLYEYIDQSHDCNKCPSLDVCINHLKGFEPNLVLERGTVGISYTKCRLKEASDNKRHASSLIHSMYMPKEVMQATLDGFDLDDSRMEAFRAVGDFLDQATGPDNLPEKGLYLYGQFGIGKSYLLSAVANELAEINVKSVLVFVPEFMREMKQAIGDQTLQEKVDYVKKADVLMLDDIGAEAMSSWTRDEVLGTILHYRMSEKLPTFMSSNFSYSELEYHLTYSQRGEKEDLKAARIMERIRALTNSVKLDGRNRRN, via the coding sequence TATAAAGAAATGCGTAAAGAAGTGCTGGCACATGCAGGCGTCCAAAAATTCTTGGAAGATCATGCAGAGGAAATCGATGCAGCTACCATTGATAGAGGACTCGGGAAGTTATACGAATATATCGATCAATCTCATGATTGTAATAAGTGTCCTAGCTTAGACGTCTGTATCAATCATTTGAAAGGCTTTGAACCAAACCTCGTGTTAGAGAGGGGAACCGTTGGTATTTCCTACACCAAATGCCGTTTAAAAGAAGCGAGTGACAATAAGCGACATGCTTCGTCTTTGATACACAGCATGTACATGCCAAAAGAAGTAATGCAAGCGACGCTAGACGGATTTGATTTGGATGACAGCCGCATGGAAGCGTTCCGAGCTGTTGGCGACTTCCTGGATCAGGCGACTGGTCCTGACAACTTGCCGGAAAAAGGGTTATACCTCTACGGACAATTCGGCATCGGAAAGTCCTATTTGCTGAGCGCTGTAGCCAACGAACTGGCTGAAATAAATGTCAAATCGGTGTTGGTATTTGTTCCTGAATTCATGCGAGAAATGAAACAAGCCATCGGTGACCAAACGCTGCAGGAAAAAGTCGATTACGTCAAAAAAGCAGATGTCTTAATGCTCGATGACATTGGAGCAGAAGCGATGTCGAGCTGGACACGTGACGAGGTGCTGGGGACGATTCTCCATTACCGGATGTCTGAAAAACTGCCGACCTTCATGTCGTCAAACTTCAGTTACTCTGAACTGGAATATCATTTGACCTACTCACAGCGCGGCGAAAAAGAAGATTTGAAAGCTGCGCGAATTATGGAACGAATCCGCGCGTTAACGAATTCGGTCAAGCTCGACGGACGCAACCGACGAAATTAA